The sequence AACATACAAAAGAAGGAGAACTCCCTTCCTACATACCCATTTTACAGCAGGCAAATAAAAATCACTTAGGCATTTCCATCATGGGAACAAACGGCGTTACCATTGAGTCTGGCGATGTCGATATTCCTTTTACGATACAAAGTATTTCTAAAGTTTTCACCTTTATTGTCGCTTGTATGCAAAGAGGTGTTTCCTATGTACTCGATCGAGTCGACGTAGAGCCGACCGGCGAGGCATTTAATTCGATCATGCATTTAGAAATGAAGCAGATCAAGAAGCCGTTTAATCCATTTGTGAATGCTGGTGCCATTACCGTGACATCCCTATTAACCGGAAAAACATCTGCCGAGAAACTAGAACCTCTTCTTCAACTGCTGGAAAATATTTTAGGTTACCGCCCTGCCTTAAACATAGATGTTTTTCAGTCTGAGATGCAAACTTCGATTCGAAATCGGGCGATTGGCTATTATCTTGTTGAAACGGGCTATCTCGAGTCAGATCAGCTGGAATTGACATTGGAAACATATTTTAAACAATGCTCGATCGAAATCTCGCTGAAAGACTTGGCTCATTTAGGGATGATTTTAGCCAATGACGGAAAGGATCCCAAAACGGGGACAGAACTTATTCCCAAGCAGGTTGCCCGTTTAGCTAAGTCATTGATGCTGACGTGCGGCATGTATGATGCTTCTGGAAAGTTCGCAGCATATGTCGGTATTCCTGCCAAAAGTGGTGTCTCTGGTGGGATTGTTGCCATTGCTCCTCCACGAGCAAGAGAAGAGAACTTGCCTTTTCTTGAAGGGTGTGGCATTGGCGTCTATGGTCCAGCCCTTGATAAACAAGGTAATAGCATCGCAGGAATAAAACTGATTCGTCACATAGCCAAGCAATGGGATTTAAGTATTTTTTAAACGTAGCCCTTTTCTTTGAAGTAATTGCTTATATTGATTACGATAGAAGAAAGAAATTTTTTCAATAGGAGTGAGCAGATGGAATTAACTGTTTATTTAGCTGGTCAGATTCATGATGACTGGCGCCTGGAAGTAGAAAAAAGAGCAAAGCAAAAAGAATTACCATTATCATTTGTCGGCCCACAAACTAACCATGAACGATCCGACAACATTGGCGAAGATATACTGGGAGAGCAGCCTGGCAACTATTATAAAGACGATGCCGCCTCTGCAATCAACAATTTACGTACACAAGTCTTAATGCAGAAATCCGACATCGTCATCGCATTATTCGGTGAAAATTATAAACAATGGAACACAGCGATGGATGCCAGCACAGCAATCACCATGAACAAACCTGTTATTCTAATTCGTCCGGAATCATTGATTCATCCATTAAAAGAATTGTCTAACAAAGCAAATGTCACCGTCGAAACAATTGATCAGGCGCTTGACGTGATCGGCTATATTTATGACTGGTAAGTTGGAACACAGGCACTGCACGATAGATGTAAAATGCGAGCACAAAATAAGCAATGGTCTAATGGACAATTCTTTACCTATTTCTAAGATTCTGTCCGTTAGATCCATTCTTATGGACAACTTTTTACCTTTTTCCATAATTCTGTCCGTTAGATCCGTTCTTATGGACAACTTTTTACCTTTTTCCATAATTCTGTCCGTTAGATCCGTTCTTATGGACAACTTTTTACCTTTTTCCATAATTCTGTCCGTTAGATCCGTTCTTATGGATAACTTTTTACCTTTTTCCGAATTTCTGTCCGTTAGATCCGTTCTTATGGACAACTTTTTACCTTTTTCCGAATTTCTGTCCGTTAGATCCGTTCTTATGGACAACTTTTTACCTTTTTCCGAATTTCTGTCCGTTAGATCCGTTCTTATGGACAGCTTTTTACCTTTTTCCATAATTCTGTCCGTTAGATCCGTTCTTACGGACAGCTTTTTACTTTTCTCCAGATTTCTGTCCATTAGATGAATCTTTAGGGATTAATCTTCACATACACTATCTACAGTCAATGATTTACCTTCCTCACCTTTAATCAGCTTGCTTTCAAAAAAAAAGTACCACAGCACTTTCTAGAAGTTACATAAATTTCCACCATAAACAAACTCTTCACCTGCCCGGTCTTCACTAACGTAAGTGTATACAACTTTTTTTAATACGGATTATGTCAGCTGCTTATTTTGAAATGATTCCTGTGCGGAAATACCGCTCCGTCTAACCACTCTACTTCTGCGGGTCATACTTCCCGAACTTTACTAAGCTGATGAAACCTATCAAAATCACCACAATGTCAGACTTATATACTTTTTCTATTCACAAAAAAAGCTATTGCATAACAGCAATAGCTTTTAACGCGGTCGACGACACATACCCGGTATCAGGAAAATATCGATAAACAACCATATCCAAAGGAAAACGAGTGGGATCCAGCCGATAAAGAGCCATGTCGTTCCCCAACCAATGATACCTAATAAAAGTTGGGTAATTCCACTTGCAATTCTTCCCGTGTAAAAACGGTGAATACCGATTTGTCCAAGGAAAAACCATAGTATATAAGCAAGAGCTATATTGCGTTCCCTCATATTTGTTCCTCCAATAATAAAAGTTCACATTTCATTTAAGCATGAAGAAAAATAAATAGCAAACAAAAAAACCGGCCATAACCCGCCCGGTCCTAATTGACTTCATTAATGAACAACCTCCTATAATATAGATTATGTCAACTAAGGCTGTATAGCAAAACGATCATTTTGAAATATTTTACCTGCGTTGCAAAGCTCCGGAAATAGGCTCCACGTCCTGTGGGCACGGCTTCAGCCGTGCCCCGCAGGAGTGGTTGGCCGAAGCGGTATCCCAGCACATTAAATATCTCAATATGGATGCTTGGAAGCGATGGCTAGACATAATCCACATTATAGGGAATCAGCTTCCTATTCAATATGATTACTGCTGTGACCGCACTTTCTTTCTTAACCGATAAAAAATAAGGCTGATCTCCACACCGAAGACCAACCTTAACGCCTTATTCCTCTTCTAACGTAATATTACTAAATGTAGCAGTCGTATAATGAATCAAGTCGTTCGGATTCTTTGCGCCATCGACTGCAAAACCGATATACACCTTTTTCTTCATGTCAATTTCCTTTGTACCAACTTCTATCCATTCTTCACCGTCTTCAGATGCATAACCGGTTAAACTATTTCCCACTCGTTCAATCTTGAGCCAATAGGGAATGGTCGTATTCAGCAGGGACGGGACACCGTTTTCTTCAGGTCGATCATTTTCACCTGGTGCAATAATGGTTCCACCTTTCTCAGATCGGGAAGAAAAATGAACAGCGAATAACGTATCCTGTCGGTCTGCTTTCACTACGGAAGTACTAATCATAGCGGTTTTGGCAGCTGGCGAAAGCCCGTCTCTAATCATTAAACCAGAAATCGCATTATTATTTAATTTCGTTACATCGGAAATCCTTGCAGTCAGCGTGCCGTCGCCTTTCAATTTCTGATAAGCGAACTGGAAGGCATCCTTGTCCTCGATTATTCGTCCAGTACCTTTAACCGTCAATTGGCCATTTTCTATACTTGCATTTCCTTTCACTTCAACGTCACCGACATTCTTTGATTTCCACTCGCCAGACTGATGCATCGTATTCACGTATATTGGAGCAGAAGTGGTTTGTGTAGCATTTCCATCCTTATCGGTAATTTTGGCTGATACATACCAAGTGCCATCCGGTGCGTCTTCCCAAGTAAAGCCGAACGATCTGCCTGTACCTTCCCCTATTTTCTCGTCATTGCGATAATATTCAACACTAGCAATCTCATGCTTGTTTTCTAGATTTACATTAAAATGAATATCCTTACCAGCCTTATGAACACTATGCGCTCGCGGTGAAGCTAGTACACCATCGGGATTGGCTGCTTCATGGTCCATATCTGCTAAACTATTCAAGTACAGTTCAAGATTGGAATAGCCTGAAGACGTGATGGCTTTACCATCTTCACTGTCATCAGGATTTAATCCCTTGGCTTTCTCCCACTTATCAGGCATACCATCATGGTCGGAATCGACTGGTGCTTCCGAAGATTTCATCTCAGGAAAACCACCGACTTCCCATTCATTATTAATAATACGTCCTGTACCATTTCTGACATCACGAACAACCCTCGCGTCAACCGGGTCACGCTTTGGCAATGTTGCCCCCGCTTTATCCAGAACCTCCTGATAAGCTGTTTCTGCCGGTCGAATAGCCAGTTGGTCATGTCCAGCAACAGGATACGGCTTTTCTCCAAACGTAACATCTTCTTTGATATTTTCGACACCTAGCATGTTATTTTCGGTAACTGCCTTATTACCAGCCATTACATTGTCTGCAATATAGAACCATCCTGGCTGTCCATCCCTACCAGGACTGATAATACGCTGACTGACATTATCGTATGTCGCAGGACCTGGTTTATAAAAGTTATTCATTATATTGTTTTGCTGATTTTCCCCTCCATAGGTTGAATTAAAGCCCCAGTTGTATATGACATTGTTTACAATATCCGCATGTGATACAGGATGCAATTCATTCCCTGTGTTACCTAGGGCCGGCACACGGGAAATATGAGTGGCAAGTAAATTATTTACGAATGTAGCATTTTCTCCACCCCAAATCCCGCCATAGCCGTGTCTCCCTTTCGTATGACCTGAGATTAATAAACTTTCACTGATCACACTCCATTGAACGGTCGTATTTTCATTTCGGTAAAAAGAAAATGCCTCATCGATTCCCCAGCTGGCAGACACATGGTCAATCATCGCATTTTTGATATCACGGCCACCAAAAGCGTCAAACTCGGTATGCAGGTTCGTGCTTCCAGGTCGAAAACGCATATATCGGATGATTATATTTTCGGAATTACTAATCTCAGTCCCGTAACCTGCCACTGTAATCCCATCGCCAGGAGCTGTTTGACCAGCGATCGTTATATTTTTTCTCGCAATATTTAAGGGCTGTTCCAGTTGAATTGTGCCAGACACCCGAAAAACTATCATCCGGTTATCCTGACTGACAGCTTCCCGCAATGAACCAGAAATCGCAGCTTCACCTTCTCCGTAATCTTCAGTTGTCGTCACTTCATATACATCGTATCCTCTACCACCAGATGTGAATTTACCACCGCCTTCCGCTCCTGGAAAAGCAGGTACATTTGCTTGCGCGTATACTGCTTCCATAGTCACAGCGGACATGATCACAACAAAAATTACGACGATCAGCCACCTGTAGTGCTTATTACTCTTCATATATGACACCTCCATCTATTGTTACTATCATTCTAACAACAGATAGATTACCTTTTTTTATGCCTTCTCTATTAAACGCTTACATTTATCCTGATGCTCTTCCCTGAACTCATTCGGTGACATGCCTGTCATCTTTTTAAAAATACGCCAAAAATGAACATGGTTGGTATATCCCACTTTCTTCGTTATCTGATTGATCTTGATCGAGGTTTCCATCAATAGTTGCTTGGCATTCGAAATTCTTACTGCATTCAAGTAATCGGTAAAGCGGTATCCAATCGTCTGTTTAAATAATTTACTGATCGATTGCTCGTGCAGGAAAAACTCCTCCGAAAGAACCGACAAGGTAATATCTTCGGCAAAATGTTCGTTAATGTAGGTAATGATTGCATCGACTGTGTCATGCTGCTGGGAATGAGGACGCAGTTTATCCTGAGGCTGAGGTTGAATGTGCAGTAAACGCTCGGATTCAATCAAGAATTGTGTTAGTAAAAGTTGTAAATATCGCTGGCGGTCCCGATTATCAAGGTAATACTCCTTCACCATACTCTCGAGAAGCAATCGGAAAATAGACGCATTTGGCACCTTCAACAGTAAGGCTCCTTTGTTAAACAGTGCTTTTAGTAAATACTGATCTTCTTTTAATAGAAAACTATCCCGAAAATTAATGACAATCCGCTGATAATTGCGATCGGTTATTAATGTTTTATGCAACCTGTTTTTATCAATAAACACGATCTGATCCTTCTCAGCGATAAACTGTTCACCTTCCATCAGAAAAAGCTTCTCCCCCTCCAGCATATAGAAAATCTCATAATCCTGGTGAAGATGAAAATGCTGCATATCTTTCGCGGCTTTATGCGGTCCGGAATAATCCAGATAAAAAGACTGATTTCTCAAGGATACGTTCACTTTTTGCGCCAAACACAATCCCTCCTTCATCTACTTCTAAGTATACCGAATCGCCCAAGATATGGAAAGGTAAAGACGACCTATGCCTATTGTAATATATTAGAAAATGTAAGCATTTTGGATGAAAATCGTAAAAATATGTAAGCTTCAGATTGATAAAATATAGTAAGGATACTGGAAAGGGGGAGTGATTCTTCGCTCCAAACTATTAACAACGTTTTCATAAATTCATATTTAAAAAAAGGGGTGCCTTGGATGACACAGAAAAGAGTTATGATGTTTTGCTTTTCATTAATTTGTTTATCCGTATTATTATTTGCTTGTTCCAAAAATGAAAACGCTTCAACAGACTCAACAGATGAATCAGAAAAAAACAGCAGCGATGAACCACAAGAAATTTCAATGATGTTTAACCTCCACGTCCCTGAAGTCCCGGACGGTCGTCTTGAAGAACTGTTAGAAGAGAAAACAAATACAGAGTTAGACATCCGATGGGTACCAGATAACAACTATGCAGAAACGCTCAACACACAGATCGCAACTGGAAACTTACCAGATGTGTTTTTGTTGAAAGATGTCACGCTTGACCAACAGAAAGATGCCGTCCGCGATGGACAGTATTGGGAAATTGGTCCCTATTTAGAGGAATTTCCTAACTTAAATAAATTGAATAAAGATATTCTGAAAAATACGATGATCGATGGCAAAATTTATACGCTTTACGCAGGACGTCCATTATCTCGTC is a genomic window of Gracilibacillus salinarum containing:
- a CDS encoding TM2 domain-containing protein encodes the protein MRERNIALAYILWFFLGQIGIHRFYTGRIASGITQLLLGIIGWGTTWLFIGWIPLVFLWIWLFIDIFLIPGMCRRPR
- a CDS encoding Ig-like domain-containing protein translates to MKSNKHYRWLIVVIFVVIMSAVTMEAVYAQANVPAFPGAEGGGKFTSGGRGYDVYEVTTTEDYGEGEAAISGSLREAVSQDNRMIVFRVSGTIQLEQPLNIARKNITIAGQTAPGDGITVAGYGTEISNSENIIIRYMRFRPGSTNLHTEFDAFGGRDIKNAMIDHVSASWGIDEAFSFYRNENTTVQWSVISESLLISGHTKGRHGYGGIWGGENATFVNNLLATHISRVPALGNTGNELHPVSHADIVNNVIYNWGFNSTYGGENQQNNIMNNFYKPGPATYDNVSQRIISPGRDGQPGWFYIADNVMAGNKAVTENNMLGVENIKEDVTFGEKPYPVAGHDQLAIRPAETAYQEVLDKAGATLPKRDPVDARVVRDVRNGTGRIINNEWEVGGFPEMKSSEAPVDSDHDGMPDKWEKAKGLNPDDSEDGKAITSSGYSNLELYLNSLADMDHEAANPDGVLASPRAHSVHKAGKDIHFNVNLENKHEIASVEYYRNDEKIGEGTGRSFGFTWEDAPDGTWYVSAKITDKDGNATQTTSAPIYVNTMHQSGEWKSKNVGDVEVKGNASIENGQLTVKGTGRIIEDKDAFQFAYQKLKGDGTLTARISDVTKLNNNAISGLMIRDGLSPAAKTAMISTSVVKADRQDTLFAVHFSSRSEKGGTIIAPGENDRPEENGVPSLLNTTIPYWLKIERVGNSLTGYASEDGEEWIEVGTKEIDMKKKVYIGFAVDGAKNPNDLIHYTTATFSNITLEEE
- a CDS encoding glutaminase; this translates as MVQGAMNQNTKLTKDWLQNYVDDWVKFYWKHTKEGELPSYIPILQQANKNHLGISIMGTNGVTIESGDVDIPFTIQSISKVFTFIVACMQRGVSYVLDRVDVEPTGEAFNSIMHLEMKQIKKPFNPFVNAGAITVTSLLTGKTSAEKLEPLLQLLENILGYRPALNIDVFQSEMQTSIRNRAIGYYLVETGYLESDQLELTLETYFKQCSIEISLKDLAHLGMILANDGKDPKTGTELIPKQVARLAKSLMLTCGMYDASGKFAAYVGIPAKSGVSGGIVAIAPPRAREENLPFLEGCGIGVYGPALDKQGNSIAGIKLIRHIAKQWDLSIF
- a CDS encoding YtoQ family protein, translating into MELTVYLAGQIHDDWRLEVEKRAKQKELPLSFVGPQTNHERSDNIGEDILGEQPGNYYKDDAASAINNLRTQVLMQKSDIVIALFGENYKQWNTAMDASTAITMNKPVILIRPESLIHPLKELSNKANVTVETIDQALDVIGYIYDW
- a CDS encoding helix-turn-helix transcriptional regulator, whose protein sequence is MAQKVNVSLRNQSFYLDYSGPHKAAKDMQHFHLHQDYEIFYMLEGEKLFLMEGEQFIAEKDQIVFIDKNRLHKTLITDRNYQRIVINFRDSFLLKEDQYLLKALFNKGALLLKVPNASIFRLLLESMVKEYYLDNRDRQRYLQLLLTQFLIESERLLHIQPQPQDKLRPHSQQHDTVDAIITYINEHFAEDITLSVLSEEFFLHEQSISKLFKQTIGYRFTDYLNAVRISNAKQLLMETSIKINQITKKVGYTNHVHFWRIFKKMTGMSPNEFREEHQDKCKRLIEKA